A stretch of DNA from Nocardioides sp. Arc9.136:
CGTCAGTGTCATGGCACCTCGATGGTCGAGGGGCGCGGCGCGCCCCTGGAGGGGATCGTGAGTGTGGGGCGCGGAGGACCGGCGCCTCAGGGAGACTACGTCAGCATCCGGCCCCGGACGTTCACCGACGAGTAACGATCTGGTCTCGACCCGTGGACAGGGCCGTTCGGCCGATCAGGCCGGGGAACCGGTTTCCTCCGCCGGAGCGGCGTCGACACCGGCTTCCTTGCGCTGGGCAGGCGTGATCGGCGCAGGGGCGGCCGTCAGCGGGTCGAACCCGCCACCCGACTTCGGGAAGGCGATGACGTCGCGGATGGAGTCCGCACCGGCGAGGATCGCGCAGATGCGGTCCATGCCGATGGCGATGCCGCCGTGCGGGGGCGCGCCGTACTTGAAGGCGTCGAGCAGGAAGCCGAACTTCTCCTGCGCCTCCTCCTCGCCGATGCCCATGACGGAGAAGACGCGCTTCTGGACGTCCTCGCGGTGGATCCGGATGGACCCGCCGCCGAGCTCGCTGCCGTTGCAGACGATGTCGTAGGCGTAGGCGAGCGCCTCGCCGGGGTTGTCCTCGAGGGTGTCGAGGAACTCTGGCTTGGGGCTGGTGAAGGCGTGGTGGACCGCGGTCCACGCTCCCCCGCCGACCGCGACGTCGCCGCTGGCGACCGCTTCGCTGGCCGGCTCGAAGAGAGGTGCGTCGACCACCCAGGTGAAGGCGAACGCCGACTCGTCGATCAGCCCGCAGCGCCGGCCGATCTCGAGGCGCGCGGCACCCAGCAGGGCGCGGCTGGACTTGGTGGCGCCGGCGGCGAAGAAGATGCAGTCGCCCGGCTGGGCGCCCACGTGCGCGGCCAGGCCGGCCTTCTCCTCCTCGGTGATGTTCTTGGCGACCGGGCCGCCGAGGGTGCCGTCCTCCTGGACGAGCACGTAGGCCAGCCCGCGGGCGCCGCGCTGCTTGGCCCACTCCTGCCACGCGTCGAGCTGCTTGCGGGGCTGGCTCGCGCCGCCCGGCATGACGACCGCGCCGACGTACTCCGCCTGGAAGACGCGGAACGGGGTGTCCTTGAAGTAGTCGGTGCACTCGACGAGCTCGTTGCCCATCCGCAGGTCCGGCTTGTCCGAGCCGTACTTCGCCATCGCCTCGGCGTAGGTCATCCGCGGGATCGGGCGCGGGATCTTGACGTCGATGAGCGCCCACATCGCGGCGAGGACGTCCTCCATCAGCGCGATGACGTCCTCCTGCTCGACGAAGGACATCTCGATGTCGAGCTGGGTGAACTCCGGCTGGCGGTCGGCGCGGAAGTCCTCGTCGCGGTAGCAGCGCGCGATCTGGTAGTAGCGCTCCATGCCGCCGACCATCAGCAGCTGCTTGAACAGCTGCGGGCTCTGCGGCAGGGCGTACCAGCTGCCCGGGTGCAGGCGGGCAGGCACGAGGAAGTCGCGGGCGCCCTCGGGGGTGCTCCGGGTGAGCGTCGGGGTCTCGATCTCGACGAAGTCGTGGCGGTCCAGCACGTCGCGCGCGGCCTTGTTGACCTTGCTGCGCAGGCGGATCGCGGCGGCCGGGCCGGAGCGGCGCAGGTCGAGGTAGCGGTGCTTGAGCCGGACCTCCTCGCCCACCTCGACGTGGTCGCTGATCGGGAACGGCAGCGGCGCGGCGGCGCTGAGCACCTCGACGGTGGTCGCGACGACCTCGACGGCACCGGTGGCCAGGTTCGGGTTCTCGTTGCCCTCCTTGCGCGCGGTCACCTCGCCGGTCACCTTGAGGCAGTACTCGGCGCGCAGCTGGTGGGCCACCTCCTCGTCGCGGATGACCACCTGGACGACACCACTGGCCTCGCGGAGGTCGATGAAGGCGACGCCCCCGTGATCGCGTCGGTTGGCCACCCACCCGGCGAGGGTGACGGTCTGGCCGACGTGCTCGGCGCGGAGGGCGCCGGCGTCATGGGTGCGGATCACTGCTTCTGCTCCTTGGCTGGTGGGGTGGTCGAGCCGGTCGCGACCACGACCTTCGGTCGGTGGTCGGAGGTGCGAGGGGTCCAGGTGGCCGGGTCCGCGGCGACCTGCTCCCCCGTACGGATGTCCTTGACCTGGTGGCCGTCGTCGCCGGTGAACCAGACGTACGGGATGCCTCGGCGCTCGGCGTACCGGATCTGCTTGCCGAACTTCTGCGCGGTCGCGGCGACCTCGCAGGGCACGCCGTTCGCGCGCAGCGCCGTCGCGATGGCGTCGGACTCCTCGCGGGTGTCCTCGCCGGTCAGCGCGACGAGCACGACCGAGGGCACCTTGCGGTCCGCGACGAGGGCGCCGCGGTTCAGCAGCGGCACCAGCACCCGGCTCACGCCGAGGGAGATCCCGACGCCGGGGTACGTCGTGCGGCCGTCGCTCGCGAGCGCGTCGTAGCGACCGCCCGAGCAGATCGAGCCGAGGGACTCGCTGCCCTCGAGGCGGGTCTCGAATACGGTGCCGGTGTAGTAGTCGAGCCCGCGCGCGATGGAGAGGTCGGCCTCGATGGTGACCTTGTCGCTCGTGAGCGACGCGCAGCCGCGGAGCAGGGCGGCGAGCTCGCCGAGGCCCTCCTCCAGCAGCGGGTCCTCCACGCCGAGCGCCCGGACCCGCTCGACGAACGAGTCGTCGGTGCTGCGGATCGTCGCCAGCTCCAGGCAGCGGTCCGCCTGCTCCGGCGACAGCCCGGCCTCCTCGACGAGCATCCCCCGCACGGTCTCGGCCGGCAGCTTGTCGAGCTTGTCGACCAGCCGCATGACCTCGGAGGGGTCCGGCGCGCCGATGCCGGCGTAGAAACCCTGGATCAGCTTGCGGTTGTTGACCTGCAGGCGGAACGGCGGCAGGCCGAGCACCTCGGGGTCGGCGAGGCGCGAGAGCGCGTCGACCATGACGCGCGTGACCTCGATGTCGTGGTGGAACGGCAGCTCGTCCTTGCCGACGATGTCGATGTCGGCCTGGGTGAACTCGCGGTAGCGCCCGTCCTGGGGCCGCTCGCCGCGCCAGGCCTTCTGCACCTGGTAGCGACGGAAGGGGAACTCCAGCTTGCCGGCGTTCTCCAGCACGAACCGCGCGAACGGCACGGTGAGGTCGAAGTGCAGGCCCAGGCCGGAGTCGGTGGCGCTGTCGGCCTCCTGCAGCCGGCGCAGGACGTAGACCTCCTTGGAGGTGTCGCCCTTGCGCAGCAGCTGGTCCATCGGTTCCACCGCGCGGGTCTCGATGCCGGCGAAGCCGTGGAGCTCGAAGACCGAGCGCAGGGTGTCGATCACCTGCTGCTCGACGAAGCGCTGCTCCGGGAGCAGCTCGGGGAACCCGCTGAGCGGGGTCGGCTTGGCCATGTCAGAGACCTCGCGTCACAGGGCTGGTGGGGTCCGCCGCACCGTCGGGGTCGGTGTCCTGGAGGTCCAGCAGGTAGGGGTTGGTCGCACGCTCGCGGCCGATCGAGGTCTGTTCGCCGTGGCCGGGGAGGACGACGACGTCGTCGCGCAGGGTGAGCACCTTGTCCCGCAGGCTGCGCAGGATGGTGGGGTGGTCACCGCCCGGGAGGTCGGTGCGCCCGATCGAGCCCGCGAAGAGCAGGTCACCGGAGAACATGACCTCACTGACGTCCTGCTGCTCGTAGGGCGTGCGGAAGGTGACCGAGCCCTGGGTGTGCCCGGGGGTGTGGTCGACGAGGAACCGCAGCCCGGCGAGCTCGAGCTCCTGGTCGTCGGCCAGCTCGCGCACGTCGTCGGGCTCGGCCCACTCGTAGCTGCCGCCCAGCATCATCCTGGTCGTCTCGCGCGACATGCCGGCCATCGGGTCGGTGAGCAGGTGCCGGTCCTCGGGGTGGATCCAGGCGGTGGCGTCGTAGGTGCCGGCGACGGGCGCGACGCACCACATGTGGTCGACGTGGCCATGGGTCACCAGCACCGCGACGGGCTTGAGCCGGTGCTCGCGGACGACCTCGGCGACACCGTCCGCGGAGTCCTTCCCGGGGTCGATGACGACGCACTCGGCGCCCGGCCCGGTGGCGGCGACGTAGCAGTTCGTCCCCCACGGGCCGGCGGGGAATCCGGCGATCAGCACCGGGTCAGGCTACCGGTGGGACACCGGTCCGGCTCCACCGGGATTCGACCGGCTGCCGCGCGACGCGCGCGGCCGGCGGCGTACCCCACTAGCATGTGGGCCTGCGTGAGCGAGCCGCCCGCGACCACCGATGCGAGGGACCAGCAGTGACGAGCCATGAGTGGGGCCGAGTCGATGACGACGGCACCGTCTACGTCCGGACCGCTGACGGGGAGCGCCCCGTCGGTCAGTATCCCGAGGGGACGCCGGAGGAGGCGCTGACCTTCTTCACCGAGCGGTACGCCGCCCTCTCCTTCGAGGTCGAGCTGCTGGAGCAGCGGGTGCGCTCCGGCGTGCTCTCCCCCGAGGAGGCCGCCGAGTCGGTGAAGACGGTCCGCGCCCAGGTGACCGACGCGAACGCCGTCGGCGACCTCGCCGCGCTGGGCGGTCGCCTGGACGCCCTGGGCCCCGTGATCGCCACCCAGCGCGAGGCGCGCAAGGCCGAGAAGGCGGCCAAGTCCGCGGAGGCCAAGGCCGCCAAGGAGAAGCTGGTCGGCGAGGCCGAGAAGCTGGCGCAGGGCTCGGACTGGCGTCACGGCGCCAACCGGCTCCGCGAGCTGCTCGACGAGTGGAAGGCACTCCCCCGGATCGACCGCGCGTCCGACGACGCGCTGTGGCGGCGCTTCTCCTCCGCCCGCACCGCCTACACGCGCCGCCGCAAGTCGCACTTCGCGGAGCAGAACGAGAAGCGGGACGCGGCGCGCGGCATCAAGGAGCGCCTGGTCGTCGAGGCCGAGAAGATCGCCGACTCCACCGAGTGGGGTCCCACCGCCGGCCGCTACCGCGACCTGATGCGCGAGTGGAAGGCCGCCGGCCCGGCTCCCAAGGAGGTCGACGACGCCCTCTGGAAGCGGTTCCGGTCCGCCCAGGACACCTTCTTCGGCGCCCGTGACGCCGCGGCCGCCGAGCAGGACCAGGAGTTCGCCGCCAACGCCGAGGTCAAGGAGCAGCTGCTCGTCGAGGCCGAGGCGCTGGTCCCCGTCACCGACGTCGAGGCCGCCAAGCGCGCCTTCCGCGACATCGCCGACCGCTGGGACGCAGCCGGCAAGGTCCCGCGCGACCGGATGAAGGAGCTCGAGGGCCGCATCCGCAAGGTCGAGCAGGCCATCCGCGCCGTCGAGGACGAGCAGTGGAAGCGCTCGGACCCCGAGAAGTCCGCGCGCGCCGGGGACATGGTGCTCAAGCTCGAGGTGGCGATCGCCAAGGTCCAGGCCGACCTCGACCAGGCCCGCTCCACCGGCAACGAGAAGAAGGTGCGCGAGCTCGAGGAGAACCTCGCCTCGCGCCAGCAGTTCCTCGACATGGCCCGGAAGGCGTCCGCGGACTTCTCCGGTTGAGGTCGAGCGAGCCCGACGACGCTCCCTCGCGGCGTGCCGCTGGTCGAGCAGGGCGGGCCGCCAGGCCCGAGCGTCGTCGAGACCCGGCGACGTGCCTACGGCAGTAACCCCAGTGGTCGACGCCCTGCGCGGCTCATCGGGTCTCGATGACGCTCGCTCGCGCTCGCTGCTCGACCAGCGGCGTACCGCAGGTCGAGCAGGGAGGGCCGCCAGGCCCGAGCGTCGTCGAGACCCGGTGACGTGCCCACGGCGGCTACCTCAGTGGTCGAGGCCCTGCGCGACTCACGGGGTCTCGACGACGCTCGCTCACGCTCGCTGCTCGACCAGCGGCGTACCGCTGGTCGAGCAGGGAGGGCCGCCAGGCCCGAGCGTCGTCGAGACCCGGCGACGTGAGCACGGCGGCTACCTCAGTGGTCGAGGCCCTGCGCGACTCACGGGGTCTCGACGACGCTCGCTCGCGCTCGCTGCTCGACCAGCGGGTGGCTCGCTCGCGCTCGCTGCTCGACCAGCGGCGTACCGCTGGTCGAGCAGGGAGGGCCGCCAGGCCCGAGCGTCGTCGAGACCCGGTGACGTCAGCACTGCGGTGACCCCATTGGTCGCTGCCCTGCGCGGCTCACGGGGTCTCGACGACGCTCGCTCGCGCTCGCTGCTCGACCAGCGGTGGCTCGCTCGCGCTCGCTGCTCGACCAGCGGGTGGCTCGCTGCTCGACCGGCGGGTCAGGCCGTGACGCGGTAGGCGTCGAAGACGCCGGGGACGCCGCGGACGGCCTTGAGCACCTGGTCGAGGTGCTTGGCCTCGGCCATCTCGAAGCTGAAGCGGCTCTTCGCGACGCGGTCGCGGGTGGTGGAGAGGTTCGCGCTGAGGATGTTCACGTGGGCGTCGGAGAGCGCCATGGTGATGTCGGAGAGCAGCCGGGCCCGGTCGAGCGCCTCGACCTGGATGTTGACCAGGAAGGTCGAGGAGCCGGTGGGGGCCCACTCGACGTCGAGCAGCTTCTCGGGCTGGGACTTCAGCGACGCGGCGTTCGTGCAGTCGTGGCGGTGCACCGACACGCCGCCGCCCTTGGTGACGAAGCCGAGGATGTCGTCGGGCGGGACCGGGGTGCAGCACTTGGCGAGCTTGACCCACACGTCGGGCGCGCCCTTGACGATGACGCCGGCGTCGCCGCCGCTCGGGGCCACCTTCGAGCGGCCTCGGCGCCCGGTGATGGTGACGGCCTCGGCCAGGTCCTCCTGGGCCGCCTCGCTGCCGCCGTGCTCCTCGATGACCCGCTTGACGACCGCCTGGGCGGACAGGTTCCCCTCGCCGACCGCGGCGTAGAGCGCGGAGACGTCGGCGATGTTGAAGTGCCGCGCCGCGAGGGTCAGCGACTCGTGCGACATCAGCCGCTTGAGGGGCAGGCCCTCCTTGCGCATCAGCTTGGCGATCTGCTCCTTGCCCTGCTCGATCGCCTCCTCGCGCCGCTCCTTGGAGAACCAGTGCCGGATCTTGGAGCGGGCGCGCGGCGACCGCACGAACGTCAGCCAGTCGCGCGACGGCCCGGCGTTCTCGGACTTGGAGGTGAACACCTCGACGACGTCGCCGTTCTCCAGCGTCGACTCCAGGGGCACGAGCCGCCCGTTGACGCGGGCGCCGATCGTGTGGTGCCCGACCTCGGTGTGCACGGCGTAGGCGAAGTCCACCGGGGTGGACCCCGCCGGCAGCGCGATGACGTCGCCGCGCGGGGTGAAGACGTAGGTCTCCGCGCGGTTGATCTCGAAGCGGAGCGACTCCAGGAACTCCCCCGGGTCCTCGACCTCGCTCTGCCAGTCCAGCAGCTGCCGGACCCAGGTCATGTCGTCGTGGTCGGCTCGGCGCTCGGTGTCGAGGCCGGCGCGGCCGTCCTCCTTGTACTTCCAGTGCGCCGCGACGCCGTACTCCGCGCGGCGGTGCATCGCGAAGGTCCGGATCTGCACCTCGACCGGCTTGCCCGCCGGGCCGATGACCGTCGTGTGCAGCGACTGGTACATGTTGAACTTCGGCATCGCGACGTAGTCCTTGAACCGGCCCAGGACCGGGTTCCAGCGCGAGTGCAGCACGCCGAGGACCGAGTAGCAGTCGCGGTCCTCCTCGACGAGGATGCGGATGCCGACCAGGTCGTAGATGTCGGAGAACTCCCGGCCACCCACGATCATCTTCTGGTAGATCGAGTAGTAGTGCTTCGGCCGGCCGGTGACGGTCGCCTTGACCTTCGCCTCGCGCAGGTCGTTCTCGACCTGGCTGATCACCTCGGCGAGGAACTGGTCGCGCGAGGGCGCCCGCTCGGCGACCATCCGCACGATCTCGTCGTAGATCTTGGGGTGGAGGGTCGCGAAGGCGAGGTCCTCCAGCTCCCACTTGAGGGTGTTCATGCCCAGCCGGTGGGCCAGCGGGGCGTAGATGTCGAGGGTCTCGCGGGCCTTGCGCTCCTGGGTCTCCTGCTTGACGTAGCGCAGGGTCCGCATGTTGTGCAGGCGGTCGGCGAGCTTGATGACCAGCACCCGGATGTCGCGCGACATCGCGACGATCATCTTGCGGATGGTCTCGGCCTCGGCGGTGTCGCCGTAGACGACCTTGTCGAGCTTGGTCACCCCGTCGACGAGCTGGGCGACCTCGTCGCCGAAGTCCTTGCGCAGCTGGTCGAGCGTGTACGGCGTGTCCTCGACCGTGTCGTGGAGCAGGGAGGCGACCAGGGTCGGCTCGGTCATGCCGATGCCTGCGAGGATGGTGGTGACCGCGAGCGGGTGGGTGATGTAGGGGTCACCGCTCTTGCGCATCTGCGTGCCGTGCATCTTCTCGGCGACGTCGTAGGCGCGCTCGAGCAGCGCGAGGTCGGCCTTCGGGTGGTTGGCCCGGACGGCGCGGAAGAGCGGCTCGAGGACCGGGTTGGTCGGCTGGCTGCGCGTGCCCATCCGGGCCAGGCGGGCCCGCATGCCGCGGGTGTTGGACGGCGAGGAGCCGCTCGAGTCGGCGGAGGCCGGCCGCGGGGTGCGCGGCTTGGCAGGCGCACGCGCGCCGGTCGTCGCCGGCGCGGGGGTGCGGTCCTCGGTCACCCCTGAAGTGTAGGCCGTCGGCGCGGGGTCAGATGACCGCGATGCTGTGCACCGGCAGCTCGCCGACCAGGTCCCGGCCGGCGAGGAACCCCAGCTCCATCAGCACGGTGACGGCGACCGGCGTCGCGCCGCAGGCCTCCACCAGCTCACGGGTGGCCCGGACGGTGCCGCCGGTGGCGAGCACGTCGTCGACCAGCAGCACCCGGTCCCCCGGTGCGACGGCGTCGCGGTGCAGCTCGAGCGTCGCCTCGCCGTACTCCAGCGCGTAGGACACCGCGTGGGTGTCGCGCGGGAGCTTGCCCACCTTGCGCACCGGGACGAAGCCCGCGCCGAGGGCCAGCGCGACCGGGGCGCCGAGGATGAACCCGCGCGCCTCCATCCCGACGACCTTGTCGACGACCGGGCGCCCCTCGGCGTCGCGGCCGGCGTCGGCCAGCGCCTCCACGACGGCCCGGAGGCCGTCGTGGTCGGCCAGCAGCGGGGTGATGTCCTTGAAGACCACCCCCGGCTCGGGGAAGTCGGGGACGTCGACGACCAGCCGCTCGAGCGCGGCGCGGCCGGCCTCGACGTGCGACCGGCTGCCCAGGGTGCTCACCGGCCGGCTACTTCTTGCCGCGCTTGGAGCGGGTGACGCGGGAGGGCTGCTGGCGTCCGGCGGCCCCGCTGCTGCGGACCTCGCCCTTCGCCTGGGGTACGACGCGACCCCGCCCGCTCGCCTCGGGACGCCGCGGGGGCGCGGTGGCCGGCCGCTCGCCCACCGGCTCGTCGTCGACGAGGTCGGGGTCGACCAGCTCGGGGTCGGCCTCGGGGTCCCAGGCCGTGGCGCCGGTGGAGGCGGCGCCCTCGTCCGCGAACGACGGGACGGAGGCGTACCGGTCGGCCTGCGCCCGGGCCCGCGCCTTGGCGCGCCGCTCCTGCTCCTTGACCGACGACTCGTTCGACTTCAGGTGCACCAGCACGCGCGGCGCCAGGCAGACCGAGGAGTAGACGCCGACGGCCATGCCGACGAACTGCGAGAGCGCCAGGTCCTGCAGCGAGCTCGCGCCCAGCTGCACCGCGCTGACCCAGAGGATGGCGCCGATCGGGATGAGCGCGACGATGCCGGTGTTGATCGAGCGGACCAGGGTCTGGTTGACCGCGAGGTTGGCCGCGTCGGCGTAGGACTGGCCGGGCCGGCGGTACTCGTGGGTGTTCTCGCGGACCTTGTCGAAGACCACGACCGTGTCGTAGAGCGAGAAGCCGAGGATCGCCAGCAGGCCGGTGACCGCCGACGGCGTCACCGAGAAGCCCGACAGGGCGTAGATGCCGATCGTGATCGCGATGTCGTGGACCAGGGCCACCATCGCCGCGATCGACATCTTCCACTCGCGGAAGTAGATCCAGATGAAGACCATGACCAGCGCGAGGAAGACCGCGACGCCGATCGCGGCGCGCTCGGCCACCTGCTGGCCCCAGCTCGCGCCGATCTCGTCCTGGGAGATGTCGTTGGCCGGGTCGTCGACCGAGAGCGTGTCGGTGATGACGGAGACGACCTGGTCGTTCTCCTCCGGGCCGAGGTCCTCGACCTGGACGAGCAGCGACTCGCCCGCGGTCGTGACCACCGGGGAGTCCGCGCCCTCGACGCCGGCGTCGGCGACCGCCTCGCGCAGGGCGTCGGCGTTCTCCTGCGTCGCCTCGGAGGCGCCGACCGCGACGCGGTACTGGGTGCCGCCGGTGAACTCGATGCCGAAGTTGAGGCCCTTGACGAGCACGACGGCGATCGCGAGGCCGACGAGCAGCAGCGAGACGGCGTACCAGAGCGGCTTGCGACCGACGAAGTCGATCGACTTCCGACCGGTGTAGAGCTCGTTGCCGAGCCGCGAGAACTTGCCCATCAGGCCTTACCTCCAGCGGGGACCCGGTCGATGCCGAGCGTCTCGGGGCTGAGGCCGGAGAGCTGGCCGCCGCCGTTGAAGAACTTGTACCGCGCGAGGTAGGACACCGCGGGCTTGGTGAACCAGAACAGCACCGCGAGGTCGATCAGCGTCGACAGGCCCAGCGCGAAGCCGAAGCCCTTCACGGCGCCGGTCGCGAAGATGTAGAGCACGGCGGCGGAGAGCAGCGAGACGGTGTTCGCCGCGAGGCGGGTCACCTTCGCACGCTTCCAGCCGGTCTCGACCGCGACGCGCATCGACTTGCCCTCGCGCATCTCGTCCCGGATGCGTTCGAAGAACAGGATGAAGGAGTCGGCGGTGACACCGACCGCGATGATCAGGCCGGCGATGCCCGGCAGGGTCAGCGTGAACCCGGCGGTCTCGCTGAGCAGCAGCACCAACGCGTAGGTGATCAGCGCGGCGACCGCCAGCGAGCCGAGGACCACGATGCCGAGCCCGCGGTAGTAGACCAGGCAGTAGAGCATCACCAGGCCGAGGCCGAGGCCACCGGCCCAGAGGCCCGCCGAGAGCTGGTCACCGGCCAGCGAGGGGCCGATCGTCTCGGCCGACACGTCGTCCTGGAAGGCGATCGGCAGCGCGCCGAACTTCAGGCTGGTCGCCAGGCTCTTGGCCGTCGACTCGGTGAAGTCGCCGTAGATCTGCGCCTCGCCGTTGGTGATCACGGCGTCCATGCCGGGCGCGGAGAGCACCTGGCCGTCGAGCACGACGGCGAACTGGCCGTCGTTGTTGAAGAGCTTGCGGGAGATGTCCGCGAAGGTCTCGGTGCCCTCACCGTTGAAGCTGAGCTGGACGACCCAGTTCACCTGGCCCTGCGGGATCGCCGCGCCGGCGTCGGTCAGCTGGGTGCCCTCGATGGCGGCGGGAGACAGCAGGTACTTGATGACCTGGCCGCGCTCGCCGGTGTCGCAGGTGACGAGGGGCTTGGCCGGGTCGTCGACGACGTTCGGCGCCGAGCCGTCGGCCGGGCAGGTGAAGTCGTTGTAGGCCTTGATCGCGGCCTCGTTCGGCGCGTCGGTCCAGGCCAGCGGGTCACCGGCGTCCGGGCCGCCCTCGGGGGCCGGGGTCGGGGCGTTGCTCGCCTCGTCGCTCGGCTCGGCGCTCGGGCTCTCCGAGCCGTCGGCCTGGGAGGGCTTGGCGGCGAAGCCGACCGGCGGGCGGTTGCTGCTGCCCTGCTGGCCGCCGTCGCCGTTCCCGGCACCGCCGTTGCCGGCACCACCGTTCCCGGCACCACCGTTCCCGCCGGCGTTCGGGTCGACCTGGACCGTGCCCTCGGGGAGGCTGTTCGGGTCCAGGGCCGGCGCGCCGCCACCGGTGGCGCACGGCCCCGGGGCGTCCTCGGAGCAGGCCACGAGCCGGAACCGCAGCTGCGCCTGGCGCTTGACGGTGTCGAGCAGGTCGCGCCGCGAGCTGCCCGGGATCTCGACGACGATGATGTTGTCGCCCTCGGTGACGACGTCCGCCTCGGTGACACCGCTGCCGTTCACGCGGTCGTCGATGATCTGGCGCGCCTGCTCGAGGCTGTCGGCCGGCGGGTCCTCGTCGTCGGCGACCAGCGTGATCCGGGTACCGCCCTGGAGGTCCAGGCCGAGCTCGGGCTTCCAGCTGCCGCCGAGGGTCACCAGTCCGTAGAGGAGCACCAGGCCGAGGAAGAACACCCCGAGGGTGCGTCCCGGACGGGGCTTGCGTGCCATGTGTCAGATCTCCTTCGGCTCGTCGGCGACGGGCCCTGGCTGTGCGACGGTCCCGATCGCGCCGCGGGCGACGGTCACGACGACCCCCTCGGCGATCTCGATCCGGGCGGTGTCGTCGGAGAGCTCGCGGATCGTGCCGAGGAAGCCGGAGGTCAGGACGACCTCGTCACCCACCTCCAACGACGACTGCATGCGGACGAGTTCCTTCTGGCGCCGGGAAGCCGGCCTGATGAGCAGGAGCCAGAAGAGGAGTGCGATGCCGACCAGGGGCAACAAGGAGGCGAGCTCCGGCACGACGAGACCTCTCGAGCGATGATGGGGAGGCCGCGCACCCGGGCGAGTCCCGGGGCGGCCGACGAGGAAGCATACCTACGGCCTCGCCCGCACGGACGAATCCCGCGGACCGGCAGGTCGCCGCGGACACGCCGGGCGCGGCGGCCGCGGGACGGCCCCCGGGCTCACTCCTCGAAGAGCGTCGGCTCCCCCGTGGACGGCGGGACGGCGAGCCCGAGGTGCTCCCAGGCGGCGGGTGTGGCGATCCGGCCGCGCGGCGTACGGGCCAGGAAGCCGTTGCGGACGAGGAAGGGCTCGGCGACCTCCTCGACGGTCTCCCGCTCCTCGCCCACGGCGACCGCCAGGGTCGAGATGCCGACCGGTCCTCCGCCGAACCGGCGGCACAGGGCGTCGAGGACCGCGCGGTCGAGCCGGTCCAGGCCCAGCTGGTCGACCTCGTAGAGGTCCAGCGCCGCCTCGGCGACCGTCCGGGTGACCACGCCGTCGGCGCGGACCTGCGCGTAGTCGCGCACCCGGCGCAGCAGGCGGTTGGCGATGCGGGGGGTGCCCC
This window harbors:
- the aspS gene encoding aspartate--tRNA ligase, with amino-acid sequence MIRTHDAGALRAEHVGQTVTLAGWVANRRDHGGVAFIDLREASGVVQVVIRDEEVAHQLRAEYCLKVTGEVTARKEGNENPNLATGAVEVVATTVEVLSAAAPLPFPISDHVEVGEEVRLKHRYLDLRRSGPAAAIRLRSKVNKAARDVLDRHDFVEIETPTLTRSTPEGARDFLVPARLHPGSWYALPQSPQLFKQLLMVGGMERYYQIARCYRDEDFRADRQPEFTQLDIEMSFVEQEDVIALMEDVLAAMWALIDVKIPRPIPRMTYAEAMAKYGSDKPDLRMGNELVECTDYFKDTPFRVFQAEYVGAVVMPGGASQPRKQLDAWQEWAKQRGARGLAYVLVQEDGTLGGPVAKNITEEEKAGLAAHVGAQPGDCIFFAAGATKSSRALLGAARLEIGRRCGLIDESAFAFTWVVDAPLFEPASEAVASGDVAVGGGAWTAVHHAFTSPKPEFLDTLEDNPGEALAYAYDIVCNGSELGGGSIRIHREDVQKRVFSVMGIGEEEAQEKFGFLLDAFKYGAPPHGGIAIGMDRICAILAGADSIRDVIAFPKSGGGFDPLTAAPAPITPAQRKEAGVDAAPAEETGSPA
- the hisS gene encoding histidine--tRNA ligase, whose amino-acid sequence is MAKPTPLSGFPELLPEQRFVEQQVIDTLRSVFELHGFAGIETRAVEPMDQLLRKGDTSKEVYVLRRLQEADSATDSGLGLHFDLTVPFARFVLENAGKLEFPFRRYQVQKAWRGERPQDGRYREFTQADIDIVGKDELPFHHDIEVTRVMVDALSRLADPEVLGLPPFRLQVNNRKLIQGFYAGIGAPDPSEVMRLVDKLDKLPAETVRGMLVEEAGLSPEQADRCLELATIRSTDDSFVERVRALGVEDPLLEEGLGELAALLRGCASLTSDKVTIEADLSIARGLDYYTGTVFETRLEGSESLGSICSGGRYDALASDGRTTYPGVGISLGVSRVLVPLLNRGALVADRKVPSVVLVALTGEDTREESDAIATALRANGVPCEVAATAQKFGKQIRYAERRGIPYVWFTGDDGHQVKDIRTGEQVAADPATWTPRTSDHRPKVVVATGSTTPPAKEQKQ
- a CDS encoding MBL fold metallo-hydrolase; translated protein: MLIAGFPAGPWGTNCYVAATGPGAECVVIDPGKDSADGVAEVVREHRLKPVAVLVTHGHVDHMWCVAPVAGTYDATAWIHPEDRHLLTDPMAGMSRETTRMMLGGSYEWAEPDDVRELADDQELELAGLRFLVDHTPGHTQGSVTFRTPYEQQDVSEVMFSGDLLFAGSIGRTDLPGGDHPTILRSLRDKVLTLRDDVVVLPGHGEQTSIGRERATNPYLLDLQDTDPDGAADPTSPVTRGL
- a CDS encoding DUF349 domain-containing protein, translating into MTSHEWGRVDDDGTVYVRTADGERPVGQYPEGTPEEALTFFTERYAALSFEVELLEQRVRSGVLSPEEAAESVKTVRAQVTDANAVGDLAALGGRLDALGPVIATQREARKAEKAAKSAEAKAAKEKLVGEAEKLAQGSDWRHGANRLRELLDEWKALPRIDRASDDALWRRFSSARTAYTRRRKSHFAEQNEKRDAARGIKERLVVEAEKIADSTEWGPTAGRYRDLMREWKAAGPAPKEVDDALWKRFRSAQDTFFGARDAAAAEQDQEFAANAEVKEQLLVEAEALVPVTDVEAAKRAFRDIADRWDAAGKVPRDRMKELEGRIRKVEQAIRAVEDEQWKRSDPEKSARAGDMVLKLEVAIAKVQADLDQARSTGNEKKVRELEENLASRQQFLDMARKASADFSG
- a CDS encoding bifunctional (p)ppGpp synthetase/guanosine-3',5'-bis(diphosphate) 3'-pyrophosphohydrolase, translating into MRARLARMGTRSQPTNPVLEPLFRAVRANHPKADLALLERAYDVAEKMHGTQMRKSGDPYITHPLAVTTILAGIGMTEPTLVASLLHDTVEDTPYTLDQLRKDFGDEVAQLVDGVTKLDKVVYGDTAEAETIRKMIVAMSRDIRVLVIKLADRLHNMRTLRYVKQETQERKARETLDIYAPLAHRLGMNTLKWELEDLAFATLHPKIYDEIVRMVAERAPSRDQFLAEVISQVENDLREAKVKATVTGRPKHYYSIYQKMIVGGREFSDIYDLVGIRILVEEDRDCYSVLGVLHSRWNPVLGRFKDYVAMPKFNMYQSLHTTVIGPAGKPVEVQIRTFAMHRRAEYGVAAHWKYKEDGRAGLDTERRADHDDMTWVRQLLDWQSEVEDPGEFLESLRFEINRAETYVFTPRGDVIALPAGSTPVDFAYAVHTEVGHHTIGARVNGRLVPLESTLENGDVVEVFTSKSENAGPSRDWLTFVRSPRARSKIRHWFSKERREEAIEQGKEQIAKLMRKEGLPLKRLMSHESLTLAARHFNIADVSALYAAVGEGNLSAQAVVKRVIEEHGGSEAAQEDLAEAVTITGRRGRSKVAPSGGDAGVIVKGAPDVWVKLAKCCTPVPPDDILGFVTKGGGVSVHRHDCTNAASLKSQPEKLLDVEWAPTGSSTFLVNIQVEALDRARLLSDITMALSDAHVNILSANLSTTRDRVAKSRFSFEMAEAKHLDQVLKAVRGVPGVFDAYRVTA
- a CDS encoding adenine phosphoribosyltransferase: MGSRSHVEAGRAALERLVVDVPDFPEPGVVFKDITPLLADHDGLRAVVEALADAGRDAEGRPVVDKVVGMEARGFILGAPVALALGAGFVPVRKVGKLPRDTHAVSYALEYGEATLELHRDAVAPGDRVLLVDDVLATGGTVRATRELVEACGATPVAVTVLMELGFLAGRDLVGELPVHSIAVI